The following coding sequences lie in one Mercenaria mercenaria strain notata chromosome 5, MADL_Memer_1, whole genome shotgun sequence genomic window:
- the LOC123559097 gene encoding keratin, type I cytoskeletal 9-like, producing the protein MEYINNPTYKYDTAIELEEFRDDDQPYVNEAALNTYEVLPEKNTHKSRKEYREHVYSDLVEQELDYENLEKLKRDPEKRTGILTRESEDDTEFSSYNIRQKSPGIQRKDVRSDYETAYTTPLQTRYRASVYSILRKRRFSCLRRKWKILLLLLIIFLLVTGVVIAVILVTTTEQPVENTLNVKQETTTTYLLEGPSGSSEGSGSTEVYGSTDGSGNSTEGCGSTDGYGGSTEGSGGTDGYGSTDGSGGSTEGSGGTDGYGSTDGSGGSTDGSGSTEGCGSTDGSGGGTKGSGGRIPVWDASWDDEFDGS; encoded by the exons ATGGAATATATCAACAATCCGACATATAAATACGATACTGCTATTGAACTTGAAGAATTCAGAGATGATGATCAGCCTTATGTAAATGAAGCAGCTTTAAATACATATGAGGTATTACCTGAAAAAAATACTCATAAATCGAGAAAAGAATACAGAGAGCATGTATATAGTGATTTGGTAGAACAGGAGTTGGATTATGAAAATCTAGAGAAGTTGAAAAGAGATCCAGAAAAAAGAACTGGAATATTGACTCGTGAAAGCGAAGATGATACTGAATTCAGTTCTTACAACATACGCCAAAAGTCGCCTGGCATACAGCGCAAAGACGTGAGATCAGACTATGAAACAGCATACACAACTCCTCTGCAAACCCGTTACCGAGCTAGTGTTTATAGCATTCTACGGAAACGGAGATTTAGTTGTCTAAGAAGAAAATGGAAAATACTGTTGTTACTATTGATCATTTTCTTGCTAGTTACAGGAGTTGTAATAGCCGTCATTCTTGTCACAACGACCGAACAACCAG TTGAAAATACTCTCaacgttaaacaagaaacaactACAACGTATCTTTTGGAGGGCCCCAGTGGCAGTTCGGAGGGCTCTGGTAGTACAGAGGTCTACGGTAGTACGGACGGCTCTGGTAACAGTACGGAGGGCTGTGGTAGTACGGACGGCTATGGTGGCAGTACGGAAGGCTCTGGTGGTACGGATGGATACGGTAGTACGGACGGCTCTGGTGGTAGTACGGAAGGCTCTGGTGGTACGGATGGCTACGGTAGTACGGACGGCTCTGGTGGCAGTACCGATGGCTCTGGTAGTACGGAGGGCTGCGGTAGTACGGACGGCTCTGGTGGCGGTACGAAGGGCTCTGGTGGCAGAATTCCTGTTT GGGATGCTTCATGGGATGATGAGTTTGATGGTTCGTGA
- the LOC123557497 gene encoding protein eyes shut homolog → MEYKIDDMLVNSVLLVHTSPKSFTLSVDVQIEQSGFQLPTYSRKLEITQFCVEECDQDKYGMSCDRSCDCNLQNTVQCDRLDGTCNCASGWQGLTCNDSVCSCISNHTESCDPETKLCLCNRHWSGNSCEVDFNECSNTSLCGNYPHTSCVSKEWGYDCLCQAGYKLENHTCVECGNTKYGLNCNQTCHCNWNHTRHCDKITGLCVCEAEWKGLTCSESACHCIANNTVKCEPESESCLCKKEWTGDRCETDIDECQNKSVCANFPHTVCVNRDWGYDCVCSAGYQSKNGRCVACQCIVENTAKCDPERNLCQCKYGWTGTGCEADINECKNTSICEGQANTACQNRMSGYDCLCRLGYEPIGSVCVEIQTLETTTLISSTNEIVIPVTLHLEFELPPTDNLEVEVTYQRYKKLSIDMLSDYYTEQLGKSFIRVLVRSISIGSLVVDHEVVTKNTTPIAEELAVAVAKMTANSEDKPLLIFDGQKVTVKDVSLNKTKVKNVCEAYMSLSPCNLTDCIQEQGKPRCRKLTPPAENSKDYTILVISLSAGIPISILIFAFVVGFCLRKDKNNDTKKIQNDNVQLRRKSYEYEHLNPGYDSTDVDRDDLDSDNHDGLSLSSTRINDRYDYLPSTRQQKLHSTSAWQTLESARQQELHSASTWQTLESARQQKQHSTSAWQLHPVYDQNGSDSSQKGKYYPDQDSYVYCGKLE, encoded by the exons ATGGAATACAAAATTGATGATATGCTTGTCAACAGTGTTCTTCTTGTACACACATCCCCGAAATCGTTTACGCTGTCAGTTGACGTACAAATAGAACAAAGTGGTTTTCAATTGCCTACATATTCACGGAAACTAGAGATAACACAGTTCTGTGTCGAAG AATGTGATCAAGATAAGTATGGAATGAGCTGCGACAGAAGCTGTGATTGTAACTTGCAAAATACTGTGCAATGCGATAGGTTGGATGGAACATGTAACTGCGCTTCGGGATGGCAAGGTCTTACTTGCAATGATTCAG TGTGCTCCTGCATATCTAACCATACAGAAAGTTGTGATCCAGAGACCAAACTGTGCTTATGCAACCGTCATTGGTCTGGCAACAGTTGTGAAGTGGATTTTAATGAATGCAGCAATACTTCTCTTTGTGGCAATTATCCACACACATCCTGTGTTAGTAAGGAATGGGGATATGATTGTCTCTGTCAAGCAGGATATAAACTTGAAAATCACACTTGTGTTG AATGTGGAAATACAAAATATGGGTTAAACTGCAATCAGACATGTCACTGCAATTGGAACCACACAAGACATTGTGACAAAATCACCGGATTGTGTGTGTGTGAAGCAGAGTGGAAAGGGCTTACTTGCAGTGAATCAG CGTGTCATTGCATTGCAAATAATACGGTTAAGTGTGAACCTGAATCTGAATCCTGTTTATGCAAAAAGGAGTGGACAGGCGACAGATGTGAGACAGATATTGATGAATGTCAAAACAAATCTGTATGTGCCAATTTTCCGCACACTGTTTGTGTGAATAGAGACTGGGGATATGACTGTGTTTGCAGTGCTGGGTATCAATCTAAGAATGGGCGTTGCGTTG CATGCCAATGTATTGTTGAGAACACGGCGAAATGTGACCCAGAACGAAATCTCTGTCAGTGTAAATATGGATGGACAGGTACTGGATGTGAAGCTGATATAAATGAATGCAAGAATACTTCAAtatgtgaaggtcaagcaaataCAGCATGCCAGAATAGGATGTCTGGATATGACTGCCTATGCCGTTTGGGTTATGAGCCAATAGGCAGTGTTTGTGTTG aaatacAGACTCTCGAGACCACTACATTGATATCTTCAACAAATG aaaTAGTGATACCAGTGACCCTGCATCTTGAATTCGAGCTACCACCAACAGATAATCTCGAGGTTGAAGTGACTTACCAGAGGTACAAAAAATTATCGATTGATATG CTTTCAGATTATTACACAGAGCAACTGGGCAAAAGTTTTATCAGAGTCCTTGTTCGTAGCATAAG TATAGGAAGTCTGGTAGTTGATCATGAGGTCGTTACAAAAAACACAACACCGATTGCAGAGGAGCTGGCTGTTGCAGTAGCGAAGATGACAGCAAATAGTGAAGACAAGCCTTTGCTTATATTTGATGGACAAAAGGTCACAGTGAAAGACGTTAGTCTCAACAAAACTAAAG TCAAAAACGTGTGCGAAGCATATATGTCACTCAGTCCATGCAATCTGACTGACTGCATTCAGGAACAAGGCAAGCCTAGATGCAG AAAATTGACACCGCCCGCAGAAAACAGTAAAG ATTATACTATCCTTGTTATATCTCTCTCGGCTGGTATACCAatatcaattttgatatttgcatTTGTTGTTGGCTTTTGTCTAAGGAAAGATAAAAACAATGACACTAAAAAAATACAGAATGACAATGTTCAATTGAGGCGTAAGTCGTACGAGTACGAGCACCTTAATCCAGGATATGATTCTACAGACGTCGATCGTGATGACCTGGACTCCGATAATCATGATGGTTTATCATTGAGCTCTACCCGTATCAACGATCGCTACGATTATCTGCCATCAACGAGGCAGCAGAAACTGCATAGCACATCGGCATGGCAGACATTGGAATCAGCGAGGCAGCAGGAACTGCATAGCGCATCGACATGGCAGACATTGGAATCGGCGAGGCAGCAGAAACAGCACAGTACATCAGCATGGCAACTTCATCCTGTGTATGATCAGAATGGATCGGATAGCTCTCAAAAGGGCAAGTATTATCCAGATCAAGATTCCTATGTTTATTGTGGTAAACTGGAATAG